The Geotalea uraniireducens Rf4 genome window below encodes:
- a CDS encoding tRNA-queuosine alpha-mannosyltransferase domain-containing protein, producing the protein MKITLLEPYFTGSHASWAREYAGCSRHQVEILSLPGRHWKWRMHGGAVTLARKFIDSSFHPDLLLATDMLDLTTFLTLTRGKSAQCKTSLYFHENQLTYPWSPDDRDQALKRDAHYAFINFASALAADAVLFNSSYHFHSFVDELPRFLKSFPDKNELGTVEMIRQKCRVLHLGMDLRRFDPYRPAKIERGDGKPPLILWNHRWEYDKNPEEFFAVLERSAAAGLDFQVAILGESFSDAPAIFREVRERMGNRVVRFGFVKSFADYAEWLWLADILPVTSRHDFFGASVVQAIYCNCYPLLPKRLAYPEHIPNEHHSRFFYEDTADLGVKLEGLLRNCGEASRQPLTGFVDRYDWQRMAPEYDDFFERLVSDGTNC; encoded by the coding sequence ATGAAAATCACCTTGTTGGAACCATATTTTACCGGCTCCCATGCGTCATGGGCCAGGGAATATGCCGGTTGCAGCCGCCACCAGGTTGAGATCCTGAGCCTTCCCGGCCGACACTGGAAATGGCGGATGCATGGCGGTGCCGTGACCCTGGCGCGCAAATTTATTGACTCTTCGTTTCACCCCGACCTGCTGCTGGCCACCGATATGCTCGACCTGACGACGTTTCTGACCCTGACACGGGGCAAGTCGGCACAGTGTAAAACCTCACTCTATTTTCACGAAAATCAGCTTACCTATCCCTGGTCACCTGACGACCGCGACCAGGCGCTGAAGAGGGATGCGCACTACGCGTTCATCAACTTTGCAAGCGCTCTGGCCGCAGATGCAGTGCTGTTCAACTCCTCCTATCATTTCCATTCCTTTGTCGATGAGCTCCCCCGTTTCCTTAAATCGTTTCCGGACAAAAATGAACTCGGCACAGTGGAAATGATCCGGCAAAAATGCCGGGTACTGCACCTGGGGATGGATTTGCGCAGGTTCGATCCGTATCGTCCGGCAAAAATTGAAAGGGGCGACGGAAAGCCGCCCCTTATTTTGTGGAACCATCGATGGGAATACGACAAGAACCCGGAGGAGTTTTTTGCTGTCCTCGAACGGTCAGCCGCCGCCGGCCTGGATTTTCAGGTGGCAATCCTCGGTGAGAGTTTCTCTGATGCCCCGGCGATTTTTCGTGAGGTGAGGGAGCGAATGGGAAACAGGGTTGTCCGGTTCGGGTTCGTGAAAAGCTTTGCCGACTATGCCGAATGGTTGTGGCTGGCCGATATTCTTCCGGTCACATCGCGACATGATTTTTTCGGCGCCAGTGTCGTGCAGGCGATATATTGCAATTGTTACCCCTTGCTGCCCAAGCGGCTCGCCTATCCTGAGCATATACCGAATGAACACCATTCCCGTTTTTTTTACGAAGATACTGCTGATCTCGGGGTGAAACTGGAGGGATTGCTGCGCAATTGTGGAGAAGCGAGTCGGCAACCGCTGACGGGCTTTGTTGACCGCTATGACTGGCAAAGGATGGCGCCCGAGTACGACGACTTCTTCGAGCGGCTGGTATCGGACGGCACCAACTGTTGA